From a single Microbacterium murale genomic region:
- a CDS encoding phosphotriesterase family protein, producing MARSVPTFTGPVDGDELGVTLVHEHIFVTDPELDVNMPHPEWDEQVAIERAVASLTDLYARGVRTVVDLTVIGLGRDVRRAAEVASRVPVRIVAATGCYAASVLPPFFRLNGPGLVVDGPDPLVDLFAGDIEAGIAGTRVRAGMIKIASDGDGLTPDVSRVFAAAASAHLRTGVPITTHSDAAARGGIAQQDALAHLGVPLDRVVIGHSGDSLDLSYLRSLADRGSFLGFDRFGMEHVGRDADRIRMLLALLDAGYADRIVLSHDAAVFSRVTPPSWRAAHAPNWHMAHLFETVLPQLRDAGVDDVTLHQLMVVNPRRLLTGGA from the coding sequence ATGGCGCGTTCGGTCCCGACCTTCACGGGTCCGGTTGATGGAGATGAGCTCGGGGTCACTCTCGTCCACGAGCACATCTTCGTCACCGACCCCGAACTCGACGTCAACATGCCTCATCCGGAATGGGATGAGCAGGTGGCGATCGAACGCGCCGTGGCCTCACTCACCGACCTGTACGCGCGGGGCGTGCGGACTGTCGTCGATCTCACGGTCATCGGACTCGGACGTGACGTTCGCCGGGCCGCCGAGGTGGCCTCCCGTGTGCCGGTGCGGATCGTGGCGGCGACCGGATGCTACGCGGCATCCGTGCTGCCGCCGTTCTTCCGGCTGAACGGACCAGGGCTCGTCGTCGACGGCCCTGATCCGCTCGTCGACCTCTTCGCCGGCGACATCGAGGCCGGGATCGCGGGCACGAGGGTGCGCGCCGGGATGATCAAGATCGCCTCGGATGGCGACGGCCTCACCCCTGACGTGTCGCGCGTCTTCGCGGCGGCGGCTTCGGCGCACCTGCGCACCGGAGTGCCGATCACGACCCACTCCGATGCGGCAGCGCGCGGCGGCATCGCGCAGCAGGATGCGCTCGCGCACCTGGGTGTGCCGCTCGACCGCGTGGTGATCGGGCACAGCGGCGATTCGCTCGACCTCTCATACCTCCGATCGCTCGCCGATCGTGGTTCGTTCCTGGGCTTCGACCGGTTCGGTATGGAGCATGTCGGGCGCGATGCGGATCGCATTCGGATGCTGCTCGCTCTGCTCGATGCCGGTTATGCCGACCGGATCGTGCTCTCGCATGACGCCGCAGTGTTCAGCCGTGTGACGCCGCCGTCGTGGCGCGCCGCGCACGCGCCGAATTGGCACATGGCGCATCTGTTCGAGACGGTGCTGCCACAGCTGCGCGACGCCGGCGTCGACGACGTGACTCTGCACCAGCTGATGGTGGTGAATCCGCGGCGACTGCTGACAGGTGGGGCATGA
- a CDS encoding TetR/AcrR family transcriptional regulator has protein sequence MTNSVTEPVVRKRDAERTRAELLEVATEAFAESGYAGTRVDEIAERTKTTKRMIYYYFGGKEQLYLAVLENAYRGIREKEQSIHAGDLAPVEALRQIAELTYDHHRNHSDFIRLVSIENIHHGEFIKRLDGLRTVNQPAVAVLETVLARGRAEGSVRSDVDALDVHLLISSYCFFQVANQHTFGYLFDRDLLAEERREHLRSMIGDVVVAWLTAEV, from the coding sequence ATGACGAACAGCGTGACCGAACCGGTCGTGCGAAAGCGCGACGCCGAGCGGACTCGCGCCGAACTGCTCGAAGTCGCCACCGAGGCCTTCGCCGAGTCCGGCTACGCCGGCACACGCGTCGACGAGATCGCCGAACGCACGAAGACGACGAAGCGGATGATCTACTACTACTTCGGTGGCAAGGAGCAGCTCTACCTCGCCGTGCTCGAGAACGCCTACCGCGGCATCCGCGAGAAGGAGCAGTCGATCCACGCGGGCGATCTGGCACCGGTGGAGGCGTTGCGGCAGATCGCCGAGCTCACGTACGACCACCATCGAAACCACTCAGACTTCATCCGCCTGGTCTCGATCGAGAACATCCACCACGGCGAGTTCATCAAGCGCCTCGACGGCTTGCGCACCGTGAACCAGCCGGCGGTCGCGGTGCTCGAGACGGTGCTCGCGCGCGGGCGCGCCGAGGGGAGCGTGCGGAGCGACGTCGACGCGTTGGACGTGCACCTGCTGATCAGCTCGTACTGCTTCTTCCAGGTCGCCAACCAGCACACCTTCGGGTACCTCTTCGACCGCGACCTGCTCGCCGAGGAGCGTCGCGAGCACCTGCGTTCGATGATCGGCGACGTCGTGGTGGCGTGGCTGACCGCCGAGGTCTGA
- a CDS encoding ribonuclease H family protein, which produces MTIIAAADGSALGNPGPNGWAWYIDDANWAAGGSPHGTNNQGELQAVLELLRATAGTGEPLLIMCDSKYVIDSITKWMPGWKRRGWRKADGAPVLNRELMESLDEAMRGRDVTFEWVKGHAGHGLNEAADERANGAAKAYQAKQEPRRGPGFTRGADAVDAALLTATAVAASAPSPAAAVTAAAPLWAEASDLLDGLDDEADVAPVELHIALSPAELSRLRTRAQSQGVSLEEALRRLI; this is translated from the coding sequence ATGACGATCATCGCCGCCGCAGACGGCTCCGCCCTGGGCAACCCCGGCCCGAACGGCTGGGCCTGGTACATCGACGACGCCAACTGGGCTGCGGGCGGATCGCCGCACGGCACCAACAATCAGGGTGAGCTGCAGGCTGTGCTCGAGTTGCTGCGCGCGACCGCCGGTACCGGCGAACCACTGCTGATCATGTGCGACAGCAAGTACGTCATCGATTCGATCACCAAATGGATGCCGGGATGGAAGCGTCGGGGATGGCGCAAGGCCGACGGCGCTCCTGTGCTCAACCGCGAGCTGATGGAGTCGTTGGACGAGGCCATGCGCGGCCGCGATGTGACGTTCGAGTGGGTCAAGGGTCATGCCGGTCACGGCCTCAACGAGGCTGCTGACGAACGTGCGAACGGTGCGGCGAAGGCTTATCAGGCGAAGCAGGAGCCGCGCCGCGGCCCGGGGTTCACGAGAGGGGCGGATGCCGTGGATGCCGCACTCCTCACCGCCACTGCCGTCGCGGCATCCGCTCCGTCGCCTGCCGCGGCGGTGACGGCAGCGGCGCCGCTGTGGGCTGAGGCATCCGATCTGCTGGACGGACTAGACGATGAGGCGGATGTGGCGCCGGTCGAGCTGCACATCGCCCTGTCACCTGCCGAGCTGTCCCGCCTTCGCACTCGCGCCCAGTCACAGGGCGTCTCGCTGGAAGAGGCGCTGCGCCGCCTGATCTGA
- a CDS encoding VOC family protein, whose translation MSQKIIPNIWFDRNADEAGAFYTDAFPGATATVGARYPDEVPDWQSDFAGTPLTVDLVIDGYELTLINAGDEFRPNASVSFMLNFDPLRFDGDRDAARARLDETWAKLADGGIVRMELGEYPFSPCYGWVQDRYGVNWQLLLANPEGDPRPFLIPQLMFCGPVQNQAREAATFYSSLFPASEVGFIAEYPEKTGPADAGSVMFGEFRLAGQWFSMMDSAVEQDVTFTCGVSLEVRVADQEELDRYWNALTASPEAEVCGWLADRYGLSWQIVPENMGELMERPGAYEKMMGMKKLIIADF comes from the coding sequence ATGTCGCAGAAGATCATCCCCAACATCTGGTTCGATCGGAACGCCGATGAGGCCGGCGCGTTCTACACCGATGCCTTCCCCGGAGCCACGGCGACCGTCGGCGCACGGTATCCCGACGAGGTGCCGGACTGGCAGTCCGACTTCGCGGGCACACCGCTCACCGTCGACCTCGTCATCGACGGCTATGAGCTCACGCTCATCAACGCCGGCGATGAGTTCCGCCCGAATGCGTCCGTGTCGTTCATGCTGAACTTCGATCCGCTGCGGTTCGACGGCGATCGTGATGCCGCGCGTGCCCGGCTCGACGAGACCTGGGCGAAGCTCGCCGACGGGGGCATCGTGCGGATGGAGCTCGGCGAGTATCCGTTCAGCCCCTGCTACGGCTGGGTGCAGGATCGTTACGGCGTCAACTGGCAGCTGCTGCTCGCTAACCCCGAAGGAGATCCGCGGCCGTTCCTGATCCCGCAGCTGATGTTCTGCGGCCCGGTGCAGAACCAGGCACGCGAAGCCGCGACGTTCTATTCGTCGCTGTTCCCGGCGTCCGAGGTCGGATTCATCGCGGAGTATCCCGAGAAGACAGGACCCGCAGACGCCGGCAGCGTGATGTTCGGCGAGTTCCGCCTTGCCGGACAATGGTTCTCGATGATGGATTCCGCCGTCGAACAGGACGTGACCTTCACCTGCGGGGTCTCGCTCGAGGTGCGCGTCGCCGATCAGGAAGAGCTCGACCGGTACTGGAACGCACTGACGGCTTCGCCAGAGGCCGAGGTCTGCGGCTGGCTCGCCGACCGGTACGGGCTGAGCTGGCAGATCGTTCCGGAGAACATGGGCGAACTCATGGAACGTCCGGGTGCATACGAGAAGATGATGGGGATGAAGAAGCTCATCATCGCCGACTTCTGA
- a CDS encoding mechanosensitive ion channel family protein has protein sequence MDWALWVETIVALLIAIAIVAAIVIGVRFVAGRARGRSAWIGDLERRIRVPGMILAFLIAVWITCAVTAPATLSWWPVLQRVLLIAVVLVGAWLLSTAVTFGMERLMQYDSRRDSTSPEARRRQTQLTILNRLVVVLISIIAIGAVLFSFPEVRAVGTSILASAGVVSIIAGLAAQSTLGNLIAGVQIAFTDAIRVGDVVVIEGEWGHVGEINLSYVVVYIWDERRLILPCTYFTSKPVESWTRRSDKILGTVFMDLDWRVPVDAVREKFMEIIEASDAWDRRSANVLVTGSEGGHVTLRFKISAANSDDQWELRCLVREKIMTWLQQEHPEALPVTRVTLEERPDR, from the coding sequence ATGGACTGGGCCCTGTGGGTGGAGACGATCGTGGCCCTGCTCATCGCGATCGCGATCGTGGCGGCGATCGTCATCGGCGTGAGGTTCGTGGCAGGTCGCGCCCGGGGGCGCTCCGCGTGGATCGGGGACCTTGAGCGCCGCATCCGAGTGCCGGGGATGATTCTGGCATTCCTGATAGCGGTGTGGATCACGTGCGCGGTCACCGCTCCGGCGACCCTGTCGTGGTGGCCGGTGCTGCAGCGGGTTCTGCTGATCGCCGTGGTACTCGTGGGCGCATGGCTGCTGTCGACGGCCGTCACCTTCGGCATGGAGCGGCTCATGCAGTACGACAGCCGACGAGACTCCACCAGCCCTGAGGCGCGACGACGTCAGACGCAGCTCACCATTCTGAACCGTCTTGTCGTCGTCCTGATCTCGATCATCGCGATCGGAGCGGTGCTGTTCTCGTTCCCCGAGGTCAGGGCAGTGGGCACCAGCATCCTTGCCTCCGCGGGGGTCGTCAGCATCATCGCCGGTCTCGCCGCGCAGTCGACGCTCGGCAACCTCATCGCCGGCGTGCAGATCGCCTTCACCGATGCGATCCGCGTCGGCGACGTCGTTGTCATCGAGGGGGAGTGGGGGCATGTCGGCGAGATCAACCTGTCGTATGTGGTCGTCTACATCTGGGACGAACGCCGACTGATCCTGCCGTGCACGTACTTCACGTCGAAGCCCGTCGAGAGCTGGACGCGGCGGTCGGACAAGATCCTCGGCACAGTGTTCATGGATCTCGATTGGCGAGTGCCGGTGGATGCTGTGCGCGAGAAGTTCATGGAGATCATCGAGGCGTCGGATGCATGGGACAGACGCTCCGCGAACGTGCTGGTGACCGGTTCAGAGGGTGGTCACGTCACGCTGCGATTCAAGATCTCCGCAGCGAACTCGGACGATCAGTGGGAGCTGCGCTGTCTGGTGCGCGAGAAGATCATGACCTGGCTTCAGCAGGAGCATCCGGAGGCGCTGCCGGTCACCCGGGTGACGCTGGAGGAACGCCCCGACCGCTGA
- a CDS encoding protealysin inhibitor emfourin: protein MRDVAPPSDPDEEPGFVIAVIRTGGLAGIRRRWHVVPQHDDEPRWIELIDSCPWDDPAGTPEREADRYIWRIQARTPAARLERELPESALDGPWRQLVDAVRASSTS, encoded by the coding sequence ATGCGCGACGTAGCCCCACCGAGTGATCCGGACGAGGAGCCCGGCTTCGTCATCGCCGTGATCCGAACAGGTGGTCTTGCCGGCATCCGTCGACGCTGGCATGTCGTGCCGCAGCACGACGATGAGCCGCGCTGGATCGAGCTGATCGACAGCTGCCCCTGGGACGATCCGGCGGGCACCCCAGAGCGAGAGGCGGATCGCTATATCTGGCGCATCCAGGCCCGCACTCCAGCGGCGCGGCTCGAGCGAGAGCTGCCGGAGTCGGCGCTCGATGGCCCGTGGCGACAACTCGTCGACGCGGTGCGTGCGTCCTCGACTTCTTGA
- a CDS encoding M4 family metallopeptidase — MNDSAYGIIPAYLLARLAESGRFPRAADAARQTLLAGRPTFRTRINLSIDEQGDLVAELSDAPNRTISDAQNTETLPGAVVRAEDDPAADDVSVNEAFDGLGATFELLLGAYDRNSLDGAGAALDATVHYGVDYDNAFWDGERMVFGDGDGEVFRGFTGSITVIGHELAHGVIQHTANLEYQGQPGALNESIADVFGALTEQYSEGQTSDRASWLIGAGIFTDEVQGRALRSMLEPGTAYDDDELGKDPQPAHMRDFVQTTEDNGGVHINSGIPNRAFALTATTLGGNAWERAGLTWYRALTGGLASTANFREFADATIAAAVDDEVATATRAAWTTVGVYEDARRSPTE, encoded by the coding sequence ATGAACGACAGCGCATACGGCATCATCCCGGCATATCTCCTCGCCCGCCTGGCCGAGTCCGGGCGCTTCCCCCGGGCTGCGGATGCTGCGCGCCAGACCCTGCTCGCCGGTCGTCCGACGTTCCGCACCCGCATCAATCTGTCCATCGACGAGCAGGGCGATCTCGTCGCCGAGCTGTCGGATGCCCCGAACCGCACGATCAGTGATGCGCAGAACACCGAGACGCTGCCGGGTGCCGTGGTACGTGCGGAAGACGATCCGGCTGCGGATGATGTCTCTGTGAATGAGGCGTTCGATGGGCTCGGCGCGACATTCGAGCTGCTGCTGGGTGCGTACGACCGCAATTCCCTCGACGGGGCGGGTGCGGCTCTGGATGCGACGGTGCACTATGGCGTCGACTACGACAACGCCTTCTGGGACGGCGAGCGCATGGTCTTCGGAGACGGCGACGGCGAGGTGTTCCGCGGCTTCACCGGGTCGATCACGGTCATCGGGCACGAGCTCGCGCACGGCGTGATCCAGCACACGGCGAACCTCGAGTACCAAGGCCAGCCCGGCGCGCTGAACGAGTCGATCGCCGATGTGTTCGGCGCTCTCACCGAGCAGTACAGCGAGGGGCAGACCTCCGACCGGGCGAGCTGGCTGATCGGCGCCGGCATCTTCACCGACGAGGTGCAGGGCAGAGCACTGCGGTCGATGCTCGAACCAGGCACGGCCTACGACGACGATGAGCTCGGTAAAGACCCGCAGCCGGCGCACATGCGCGACTTCGTGCAGACGACAGAAGACAACGGCGGCGTGCACATCAACTCCGGCATCCCGAACCGTGCGTTCGCCCTCACTGCGACCACGCTCGGCGGCAATGCCTGGGAACGCGCCGGCCTCACCTGGTACCGCGCCCTGACCGGCGGGCTGGCGAGCACGGCCAATTTCCGTGAATTCGCGGATGCCACGATCGCCGCAGCCGTCGACGACGAAGTCGCCACAGCCACTCGCGCCGCGTGGACCACCGTGGGAGTCTATGAGGATGCGCGACGTAGCCCCACCGAGTGA
- a CDS encoding SDR family NAD(P)-dependent oxidoreductase: MTDAPAVDTSDFGDGLDPADLETTLRVLASMDKISEEHPDYVAVRRATAAMFKAVKRVRRKEIRDAIAEADKAVVANTATGAPDRIDDETRGNDLKTTVDAPIAGELLKPRNCYICKQPYTVVDAFYHQLCPDCARFSHGKRNARTDLTGKRALLTGGRAKIGMHIALRLLRDGAHTTITTRFPRDAVRRFSSLPDSADWLHRLRVVGIDLRDPAQVIALADSVAAQGPLDILINNAAQTVRRSPGAYSLLADAEMQPLPDGPLPEMETFGHTVDPHPQALQASVDSNPLLSVAALGGTVAEQGGQALTAEDLARLAMAPGSSSLEKHADGSAIDAGGLVPDINRVNSWVQSVEQVDPLEMLEVQLANTTAPFLLISRLRASMAASDAHRKYVVNVSAMEGQFSRRYKGPGHPHTNMAKAALNMLTRTSAGEMLETDGILMTAVDTGWITDERPHHTKVRLAEEGFHAPLDLVDGAARVYDPIVQGEAGVNVHGVFLKDYKPNPW; encoded by the coding sequence ATGACCGATGCGCCCGCTGTTGATACCTCCGACTTCGGCGACGGCCTCGACCCGGCAGACCTCGAGACCACGCTGCGGGTTCTCGCCTCGATGGACAAGATCAGCGAAGAGCATCCGGACTACGTCGCCGTCCGACGCGCGACCGCGGCGATGTTCAAGGCGGTCAAGCGCGTACGCCGCAAGGAGATCCGCGACGCCATCGCCGAGGCCGACAAGGCGGTCGTCGCGAACACGGCGACCGGTGCCCCCGATCGCATCGACGACGAGACGCGCGGCAACGACCTGAAGACGACGGTGGATGCTCCGATCGCGGGCGAGCTGCTCAAGCCGCGCAACTGCTACATCTGCAAGCAGCCGTACACGGTGGTCGACGCGTTCTACCACCAGCTCTGCCCCGACTGCGCGCGCTTCAGCCATGGCAAGCGCAACGCCCGCACCGACCTGACCGGCAAGCGCGCACTGCTCACCGGCGGTCGCGCGAAGATCGGCATGCACATCGCGCTGCGGCTGCTGCGTGACGGAGCGCACACGACCATCACGACGCGTTTCCCTCGCGACGCCGTGCGTCGATTCTCGTCTCTGCCGGACTCGGCCGACTGGCTGCACCGGCTGCGCGTCGTCGGCATCGACCTGCGCGACCCTGCGCAGGTGATCGCGCTCGCCGATTCGGTCGCGGCCCAGGGCCCGCTCGACATCCTCATCAACAACGCCGCGCAGACCGTCAGGCGCTCGCCGGGTGCATATTCTCTGCTGGCGGATGCCGAGATGCAGCCGTTGCCGGACGGTCCATTGCCCGAGATGGAGACGTTCGGACACACGGTCGACCCGCATCCGCAGGCGCTGCAGGCATCCGTCGACTCCAACCCGCTGCTGTCCGTGGCCGCCCTCGGCGGCACCGTCGCCGAACAGGGCGGACAGGCGCTCACGGCCGAAGACCTCGCCAGGCTCGCGATGGCGCCTGGGTCGTCGTCGCTGGAGAAGCACGCCGACGGCAGCGCGATCGACGCCGGCGGCCTCGTGCCGGACATCAACCGCGTCAACAGCTGGGTGCAGTCGGTCGAGCAGGTCGACCCGCTCGAGATGCTCGAGGTGCAGCTGGCGAACACCACGGCGCCGTTCCTGCTGATCAGCAGACTGCGGGCGTCGATGGCCGCGTCAGACGCGCACCGCAAGTACGTCGTGAACGTCTCGGCCATGGAAGGCCAGTTCTCGCGCCGCTACAAGGGGCCGGGGCACCCGCACACCAACATGGCCAAGGCCGCGCTGAACATGCTCACGCGCACCAGCGCGGGCGAGATGCTCGAGACCGACGGCATCCTGATGACCGCCGTCGACACCGGCTGGATAACCGACGAGCGCCCGCACCACACCAAGGTGCGCCTGGCCGAGGAGGGGTTCCACGCTCCGCTCGACCTCGTCGACGGTGCCGCGCGCGTGTACGACCCGATCGTGCAGGGCGAGGCCGGCGTCAACGTGCACGGGGTGTTCCTGAAGGACTACAAGCCGAACCCCTGGTGA
- a CDS encoding winged helix-turn-helix transcriptional regulator, translating to MAEAETAIHVCDAAVTLAFSVLGKRWNGMIVSSLGGGPATFVALRRAVVGISDTVLSDRLAELAQAGLVARTVDAGPPVTVSYALTESGKGLLPILSQLGQWASANLEVPAH from the coding sequence ATGGCCGAGGCTGAAACGGCGATCCACGTGTGTGACGCCGCTGTCACACTGGCCTTCAGCGTGCTCGGAAAGCGCTGGAACGGAATGATCGTTTCATCGCTCGGTGGCGGCCCTGCCACTTTCGTCGCACTGCGTCGCGCGGTCGTCGGCATCAGCGACACCGTGCTCTCCGACCGCCTCGCCGAACTCGCTCAGGCGGGGCTCGTCGCCCGCACCGTCGACGCCGGCCCGCCGGTCACGGTCTCATACGCGTTGACCGAGAGCGGCAAGGGGCTGCTGCCGATTCTCAGCCAGCTCGGTCAGTGGGCGTCTGCGAACCTCGAGGTCCCTGCGCACTGA
- a CDS encoding FMN-dependent NADH-azoreductase, whose protein sequence is MSLFRLDASILPATSASRSLADLVEAEWTASHPDSIVTRRDLAADPVPATVWADAVTSKFVAEDQRSEQQNSARALAAAFADELISADALLFAVPLYNYGVSQHFKTWFDLAYTDPRIDPEGTALNGKPATLVTVLGGNYAPGTPKEGWDHSTGWLRRVLEDVWGLDLRVVQRPFTLVGVNPAMDAFKDVASELKDEAEKSARVYGQELAATRGTKVA, encoded by the coding sequence ATGTCCCTGTTCCGCCTGGATGCCAGCATCCTGCCTGCCACATCCGCCAGCCGCTCGCTCGCCGATCTCGTGGAGGCCGAGTGGACGGCATCCCATCCCGACTCGATCGTGACCCGACGCGACCTCGCGGCCGACCCGGTTCCCGCGACGGTCTGGGCGGATGCCGTCACGTCGAAGTTCGTCGCAGAGGACCAGCGCAGCGAGCAGCAGAACTCCGCACGAGCTCTCGCCGCCGCGTTCGCCGACGAGCTGATCAGTGCCGACGCACTGCTGTTCGCGGTGCCGCTGTACAACTACGGCGTCTCGCAGCACTTCAAGACGTGGTTCGACCTGGCGTACACCGACCCCCGCATCGACCCGGAGGGCACCGCGCTGAACGGCAAGCCGGCGACGCTCGTCACCGTGCTCGGCGGCAACTACGCCCCGGGAACGCCCAAGGAGGGCTGGGATCACTCCACCGGCTGGCTGCGTCGCGTGCTCGAGGACGTCTGGGGCCTCGACCTGCGCGTCGTGCAGCGTCCGTTCACGCTCGTCGGAGTCAACCCGGCGATGGATGCGTTCAAGGATGTCGCGAGCGAGCTCAAGGACGAGGCCGAGAAGTCGGCACGGGTCTACGGCCAGGAGCTCGCTGCGACACGCGGCACCAAGGTCGCCTGA
- a CDS encoding sensor histidine kinase — MSARLKLTLSYAGFLMIAGVLLLAVVVVFLLRYVPDGQIRSMGPFVPNRSDLVRAFVPPTIAALVFLLALGLVGGWFLAGRMLAPLSRLNAAAHLAAEGSLSHRVDMPGPKDEFRDLADVFDTMLARLEAHVEEQRRFAANASHELRTPLAISQTMLEVARDDPDRDVDVLIDRLQNVNARAIALTEALLVLARADRGTFERDRVELSLLAEEAVESLHPLADRRGATLDIRGTTAFVNGSPALLQQLIVNLVHNAIVHNLAEGGLVEVHTEAGRDGALVVIENTGEVVPSHLLATLREPFQRGAGRFRGKDAAHAGAGLGLAIAEGITRAHGGTLELEPRSGGGLIVTVRLPVE; from the coding sequence ATGAGTGCGCGGCTCAAGCTCACGCTGAGCTACGCCGGATTCCTGATGATCGCGGGCGTGCTGCTGCTCGCTGTCGTCGTCGTGTTCCTGTTGCGCTATGTGCCCGATGGGCAGATCAGGAGCATGGGACCGTTCGTACCGAACCGCTCCGACCTGGTGCGCGCATTCGTCCCGCCGACGATCGCTGCGCTCGTCTTCCTTCTCGCCCTCGGGCTCGTGGGCGGGTGGTTCCTGGCCGGGCGGATGCTGGCGCCGCTGTCCCGCCTCAATGCTGCTGCTCACCTGGCCGCAGAAGGATCGCTCTCGCATCGCGTCGACATGCCGGGGCCGAAAGACGAGTTCCGTGACCTCGCGGATGTGTTCGACACGATGCTGGCGCGGCTCGAAGCGCACGTGGAGGAGCAACGGCGGTTCGCCGCGAACGCCTCCCACGAGCTGCGCACGCCGCTGGCGATCTCGCAGACGATGCTCGAGGTGGCGCGCGATGACCCCGACCGCGACGTCGACGTCCTCATCGATCGACTGCAGAATGTCAACGCACGGGCGATCGCCCTGACCGAGGCGCTTCTCGTGCTGGCCCGCGCCGACCGCGGCACCTTCGAACGCGACCGTGTGGAGTTGTCGCTTCTGGCGGAAGAGGCCGTGGAAAGCCTGCATCCGCTGGCCGATCGACGCGGCGCGACGCTCGACATCCGAGGCACGACGGCCTTCGTCAACGGATCTCCAGCGCTGCTGCAGCAGCTCATCGTGAACCTGGTCCACAACGCGATCGTGCACAATCTCGCGGAGGGCGGGCTCGTCGAGGTGCACACCGAAGCAGGCCGGGATGGCGCATTGGTGGTCATCGAGAACACCGGCGAGGTGGTTCCTTCCCACCTGCTCGCCACTCTGCGGGAGCCGTTCCAACGCGGCGCCGGTCGCTTCCGGGGCAAGGATGCGGCTCATGCGGGGGCTGGACTCGGACTCGCGATCGCCGAAGGGATCACGCGCGCCCACGGCGGAACGCTGGAGTTGGAGCCGCGCAGCGGCGGCGGACTCATCGTGACGGTGCGGTTGCCCGTCGAGTGA
- a CDS encoding response regulator transcription factor, giving the protein MRVLIVEDEPYLAEAVRDGLRLEAIAADIAGDGDTALELLSVNSYDIAVLDRDIPGPSGDDVARWIVASGAGIPIIMLTAADRLDDKETGFESGADDYLTKPFELRELVLRLRALDRRRAHARPPVQELAGLRLDAFRREVYRDDRYVALTRKQFAVLEVLISAAGGVVSAEELLERAWDENADPFTNAVRITVSSLRKRLGEPWLILTVPGVGYRIGTEADAVDG; this is encoded by the coding sequence ATGCGTGTGCTGATCGTCGAGGACGAGCCCTACCTCGCCGAGGCCGTCCGCGACGGGCTGAGGCTCGAGGCGATCGCCGCCGACATCGCGGGCGATGGCGACACGGCTCTGGAGCTGCTGTCAGTGAACAGCTACGACATCGCCGTGCTCGATCGCGACATCCCTGGCCCTTCAGGCGACGACGTCGCCCGCTGGATCGTGGCGTCCGGTGCAGGCATCCCGATCATCATGCTCACGGCAGCCGACCGTCTGGACGACAAGGAAACCGGTTTCGAATCGGGTGCCGACGACTACCTCACCAAGCCGTTCGAACTGCGCGAACTGGTGTTGCGCCTGCGGGCATTGGATCGCCGGCGCGCCCACGCCCGCCCGCCCGTGCAGGAGCTCGCGGGTCTTCGGCTCGACGCGTTCCGTCGTGAGGTATACCGCGACGACCGCTATGTCGCACTGACGAGGAAGCAGTTCGCGGTGCTGGAAGTGCTCATCAGCGCCGCCGGCGGAGTCGTCAGCGCCGAGGAGCTGCTCGAGCGTGCGTGGGATGAGAACGCGGATCCGTTCACGAACGCGGTGCGCATCACGGTGTCATCCCTGCGCAAGCGGTTGGGCGAGCCCTGGCTGATCCTCACTGTTCCAGGTGTGGGATATCGGATCGGCACCGAGGCGGATGCGGTCGATGGATAG